A single Pantoea rwandensis DNA region contains:
- the rplX gene encoding 50S ribosomal protein L24 has product MAAKIRRNDEVIVITGKDKGKRGKVKNVLTSGKVIVEGINLVKKHQKPVPALNQPGGIVEKEAAIQVSNVAIFNAATGKADRVGFRFEEGKKVRFFKSNSETIK; this is encoded by the coding sequence ATGGCAGCGAAAATCCGTCGTAACGACGAAGTTATCGTGATTACCGGTAAAGACAAAGGTAAACGCGGTAAAGTAAAGAATGTCCTGACTTCTGGTAAGGTCATCGTTGAAGGTATCAACCTGGTTAAGAAACACCAGAAGCCGGTTCCGGCTCTGAACCAACCAGGCGGCATCGTTGAAAAAGAAGCTGCTATTCAGGTTTCTAACGTTGCAATCTTCAATGCGGCAACCGGCAAGGCTGACCGTGTAGGCTTTAGATTCGAAGAAGGCAAAAAAGTCCGTTTCTTCAAGTCTAATAGCGAAACTATCAAGTAA
- the rpmC gene encoding 50S ribosomal protein L29: MKANELREKSVEELNAELLNLLREQFNLRMQAASGQLQQTHLLKQVRRNVARVKTLLTEKAA, translated from the coding sequence ATGAAAGCAAATGAGCTGCGTGAAAAAAGCGTTGAAGAGCTGAACGCTGAGCTTCTTAACCTGCTGCGTGAGCAATTCAACCTGCGCATGCAGGCAGCATCCGGCCAGCTGCAGCAGACACATCTGCTGAAGCAAGTGCGCCGTAATGTTGCACGTGTTAAGACTTTACTGACTGAGAAGGCGGCGTAA
- the rpsQ gene encoding 30S ribosomal protein S17 → MTDKIRTLQGRVISDKMQKSAVVAIERVVKHPIYGKFIKRTTKLHIHDENNECGIGDVVEIRETRPLSKTKSWALVRVVEKAIL, encoded by the coding sequence ATGACCGATAAAATCCGTACTCTGCAGGGTCGTGTAATTAGTGACAAAATGCAGAAATCTGCAGTTGTTGCTATCGAACGTGTCGTGAAACACCCGATCTACGGTAAGTTCATCAAGCGTACGACTAAGCTGCACATCCATGACGAGAACAACGAATGTGGAATCGGTGACGTGGTAGAAATCCGCGAAACCCGTCCACTGTCTAAGACTAAGTCTTGGGCGCTGGTTCGCGTTGTAGAGAAAGCGATTCTGTAA
- the rplN gene encoding 50S ribosomal protein L14: MIQEQTMLNVADNSGARRVMCIKVLGGSHRRYAGVGDIIKVTIKEAIPRGKVKKGDVLKAVVVRTRKGVRRPDGSVIRFDGNACVILNNNSEQPIGTRIFGPVTRELRTEKFMKIISLAPEVL, encoded by the coding sequence ATGATCCAAGAACAGACTATGCTGAACGTCGCCGACAACTCCGGTGCACGTCGCGTAATGTGTATCAAGGTTCTGGGTGGCTCGCACCGTCGCTACGCAGGCGTCGGCGACATCATTAAAGTTACCATCAAGGAAGCAATTCCTCGCGGTAAAGTTAAGAAAGGTGATGTCCTGAAGGCGGTAGTGGTGCGCACCAGGAAGGGTGTTCGTCGCCCGGACGGTTCTGTCATTCGCTTCGATGGTAATGCATGCGTTATTTTAAACAATAACAGCGAGCAGCCTATCGGTACGCGTATTTTTGGGCCGGTAACTCGTGAACTTCGTACTGAAAAGTTCATGAAAATTATCTCTCTGGCACCAGAAGTACTCTAA
- the rpsN gene encoding 30S ribosomal protein S14 — MAKQSMKAREVKRVKLADKFFAKRVELKAIISDVNASDEDRWDAVLKLQSLPRDSSPSRQRNRCRQTGRPHGFLRKFGLSRIKVREAAMRGEIPGLKKASW; from the coding sequence ATGGCTAAGCAATCGATGAAAGCACGCGAAGTAAAGCGTGTGAAATTAGCAGACAAGTTCTTCGCTAAGCGCGTTGAACTGAAAGCGATCATTTCTGATGTGAACGCATCCGACGAAGATCGTTGGGATGCCGTTCTCAAGCTGCAGAGTCTGCCGCGTGATTCCAGCCCTTCCCGTCAGCGTAACCGCTGCCGTCAGACAGGTCGTCCGCACGGTTTCCTGCGGAAGTTTGGGTTGAGCCGTATCAAGGTCCGTGAAGCCGCAATGCGCGGTGAAATCCCGGGTCTGAAAAAGGCTAGCTGGTAA
- the rplE gene encoding 50S ribosomal protein L5, with the protein MAKLHDYYKDEVVQKLMTEFGYNSVMQVPRVEKITLNMGVGEAIADKKLLDNAAADLAAISGQKPLITKARKSVAGFKIRQGYPIGCKVTLRGERMWEFFERLITIAVPRIRDFRGLSAKSFDGRGNYSMGVREQIIFPEIDYDKVDRVRGLDITITTTAKSDDEGRALLAAFDFPFRK; encoded by the coding sequence ATGGCGAAACTGCATGATTACTACAAAGACGAAGTAGTCCAGAAACTCATGACTGAGTTCGGCTACAATTCTGTCATGCAAGTCCCTCGGGTCGAGAAGATCACCCTGAACATGGGTGTTGGTGAAGCGATCGCTGACAAGAAACTGCTGGATAACGCAGCAGCTGACCTGGCAGCAATCTCCGGTCAAAAACCGTTGATCACCAAAGCACGCAAATCAGTTGCAGGCTTCAAAATCCGTCAGGGCTATCCGATCGGCTGTAAAGTAACTCTGCGCGGCGAGCGCATGTGGGAGTTCTTTGAGCGCCTGATCACTATTGCTGTTCCACGTATTCGTGACTTCCGCGGCCTGTCTGCTAAGTCTTTCGATGGTCGTGGTAACTACAGCATGGGCGTTCGTGAGCAGATCATCTTCCCAGAAATCGATTATGACAAAGTCGATCGCGTTCGTGGTTTGGATATTACCATTACCACTACTGCGAAATCTGATGATGAAGGCCGTGCTCTGCTGGCTGCCTTTGACTTCCCGTTCCGCAAGTAA